One window from the genome of Roseofilum reptotaenium CS-1145 encodes:
- a CDS encoding NADH-quinone oxidoreductase subunit M — MLSALLLIPLLGAIAIFLYPKPQSSRAIATIASLASFGWSLYLLKLFDLNPPELSAVQFSEFHTWIQPLGLNYSVGVDGLSLPLLVLNGLLTLISLYTNRKDLERSRLHDSLILLINGGIAGALMAQNLLLFIIFYELELIPFYLLIAIWGGEKRGYASTKFLLYTAVSGLMVIVGFLGLVFLGDSGSFEFSDLDINSLDLITQILLLTALLIGFGIKTPLVPLHTWMPDTYVEASPSTTVLLGGIFSKLGTYGLLRFGLQLFPVGWETIAPGLAIIGTVSVIYGALSAIAQRDIKRMVAYSSIGHMGYILVAGAAGTELSVLGAIAQMIAHGLILALLFFLVGIVEQTTGTRDLDVLNGLMNPIRGLPLTSALLILAGMASAGIPGLVGFAAEFIVFQGSFATFPIPTLLCILSSGLTAVYFVILINRTCFGKLDNSRAYYARVTLSEQWPALVLTVIILFLGIQPNFLLRWMEPTTNRIVAELHQPARIEIAQNLPL, encoded by the coding sequence ATGCTATCTGCCTTACTCCTGATTCCCTTATTAGGCGCGATCGCCATTTTCCTCTATCCTAAACCCCAATCGAGTCGGGCGATCGCCACTATTGCCAGTCTTGCCAGTTTCGGTTGGAGTCTCTATTTACTCAAATTATTTGACCTCAACCCACCAGAACTGAGCGCAGTCCAATTTAGTGAATTCCATACTTGGATTCAACCCCTGGGTCTAAACTATAGTGTCGGTGTTGATGGTCTCTCCTTGCCTCTGCTGGTTCTCAATGGCCTTTTAACCCTCATTTCCCTCTACACCAACCGTAAAGATCTCGAACGCTCTCGTCTTCATGACAGCCTGATCTTACTGATTAACGGTGGAATTGCCGGCGCTCTAATGGCGCAAAACCTGCTCTTATTTATCATCTTCTATGAATTAGAACTGATTCCTTTTTACCTACTCATTGCCATTTGGGGAGGAGAAAAACGGGGTTATGCTTCAACCAAGTTTCTCCTCTATACCGCCGTTTCCGGCTTAATGGTAATCGTAGGATTCTTAGGACTTGTCTTCCTGGGTGACTCGGGTAGTTTTGAGTTTAGCGATCTAGACATCAATAGCCTGGATCTGATTACCCAAATCCTTCTCTTAACTGCACTCCTGATTGGATTTGGTATTAAAACTCCCCTAGTTCCCCTCCATACCTGGATGCCAGATACTTACGTTGAAGCCTCCCCCAGTACCACGGTACTGCTCGGTGGGATTTTCTCTAAGTTGGGAACCTATGGCTTATTGCGCTTTGGACTGCAACTGTTTCCTGTAGGTTGGGAAACCATTGCCCCAGGGTTAGCCATTATTGGGACAGTCAGCGTCATTTATGGAGCCTTAAGTGCGATCGCCCAACGGGACATTAAACGCATGGTCGCCTATAGTTCGATTGGTCACATGGGGTATATCCTGGTTGCAGGGGCGGCAGGGACTGAATTGAGTGTTTTGGGGGCGATCGCGCAAATGATTGCCCACGGCTTAATTCTCGCCCTCCTCTTCTTCCTCGTTGGTATCGTCGAACAAACCACCGGCACCCGCGATCTCGACGTTCTCAACGGCTTAATGAACCCCATTCGCGGCCTACCTCTCACCAGTGCCCTCCTGATTTTAGCCGGAATGGCTAGTGCTGGTATCCCTGGTCTAGTTGGATTTGCGGCTGAATTTATCGTCTTTCAAGGCAGTTTTGCTACCTTCCCCATTCCTACCCTACTGTGCATCCTCTCTTCAGGATTAACAGCCGTCTATTTCGTCATCTTAATTAACCGCACTTGTTTCGGTAAATTAGATAATTCTCGCGCTTATTATGCCCGCGTTACCCTGAGCGAACAATGGCCAGCCTTAGTGCTAACCGTCATTATCCTCTTTTTAGGCATTCAACCCAATTTCCTATTGCGCTGGATGGAACCAACCACCAACCGCATCGTCGCTGAACTGCATCAACCTGCTCGGATTGAAATTGCCCAAAATTTACCCTTGTAG
- a CDS encoding DASH family cryptochrome codes for MSQKPILLWYRNDLRSHDHEPLNQALKTGAVVIPVYCFDSRWLQNTSFGFSKMGVFRAKFLLESVANLRQTLRDLGSDLIIRQGLPENVIAQLAITLNVSALYYHQEVTAEEKLVETELNKALSQHQISTQGFWGSTLYHPEDLPWAIAEIPEVFTSYRKPVEKSSRVRPTLPTPDALPPLPNSLNLDLGTLPSLEEWGLEHPRSDPRAVLFFRGGEKAGLQRIQDYIWQGNHLEHYKKTRNQMLGADGSSKFSPWLTFGCLSPRLIHEEVQNYESERIKNESTYWLIFELMWRDYFRFICAKHGNKIFYASGLQGLSLPWKQDWKQFERWQQGITGFPLVDANMRELSTTGFMSNRGRQNVASFLTKNLGMDWRMGAEWFESCLIDYDPCSNWGNWNYLAGVGNDGRGFRYFNIAKQSQEYDPKGQYVKHWLPELAHVPPTKIHQPWKLLAVEQKRFGVQMGVDYPLPMVDLSESMQMNRHIYEITKS; via the coding sequence ATGAGCCAAAAACCCATCCTTCTTTGGTATCGTAACGATCTACGATCGCACGATCATGAACCCCTAAACCAAGCCCTGAAAACCGGCGCTGTGGTGATTCCTGTATATTGTTTTGACTCTCGTTGGTTACAGAACACCTCTTTTGGGTTTTCCAAGATGGGGGTTTTTCGAGCTAAGTTTCTCCTGGAAAGTGTTGCTAATTTGCGCCAAACCTTAAGAGATCTAGGGAGCGATCTGATTATCCGCCAAGGCTTACCGGAAAACGTGATTGCCCAGTTAGCCATAACCCTAAACGTCAGTGCCCTTTATTATCATCAGGAAGTCACAGCAGAAGAAAAGTTAGTAGAAACTGAACTCAATAAAGCCTTAAGCCAACATCAGATTAGTACCCAGGGCTTTTGGGGGTCTACATTGTACCACCCTGAAGACTTACCTTGGGCGATCGCCGAGATCCCCGAAGTCTTTACCTCCTATCGGAAACCCGTTGAAAAAAGCTCTAGGGTACGTCCTACCCTTCCGACTCCTGATGCTCTTCCACCCTTACCGAATTCCCTTAACCTCGATCTGGGAACTCTCCCCAGCTTAGAAGAGTGGGGACTAGAACACCCCCGCTCCGATCCAAGAGCCGTTTTATTTTTCAGGGGTGGAGAAAAAGCAGGACTACAACGGATACAAGATTATATTTGGCAGGGCAATCATTTAGAACATTATAAAAAAACTCGCAATCAAATGTTAGGGGCAGATGGCTCCTCTAAATTTTCTCCCTGGTTAACCTTCGGTTGTCTATCTCCCCGTTTGATTCATGAAGAAGTGCAAAACTATGAATCGGAACGAATCAAAAATGAATCGACTTATTGGCTAATTTTTGAACTCATGTGGCGCGATTATTTTCGCTTCATTTGTGCCAAACATGGGAATAAAATTTTTTACGCTTCTGGACTGCAAGGATTATCTTTACCCTGGAAACAGGATTGGAAACAATTTGAACGCTGGCAACAGGGAATTACCGGATTTCCTTTAGTAGATGCCAATATGAGAGAGTTATCCACCACTGGGTTTATGTCGAATCGAGGTCGGCAAAATGTCGCCAGTTTTCTGACCAAAAATTTGGGTATGGATTGGCGCATGGGCGCGGAATGGTTTGAATCGTGTTTAATCGATTATGATCCCTGTAGCAATTGGGGAAATTGGAATTATTTGGCAGGAGTTGGCAATGATGGACGTGGATTCCGCTATTTTAATATTGCTAAACAATCTCAAGAGTATGATCCTAAAGGACAATATGTTAAGCATTGGTTGCCTGAATTAGCCCATGTTCCACCGACTAAAATTCATCAACCGTGGAAGTTATTAGCAGTGGAACAAAAACGGTTTGGTGTGCAGATGGGGGTGGATTATCCTTTACCGATGGTCGATTTAAGTGAATCGATGCAAATGAATCGCCATATTTATGAGATTACTAAATCTTAG
- a CDS encoding ribbon-helix-helix domain-containing protein — MKILLTPELERLIENQIDTGQYASPSDVILAGVKLLEEINRIYQGRYAQLRKEVQIGVEAADRGELLDAETVFKHLEQKLSAKRDRY; from the coding sequence ATGAAAATTCTATTAACCCCTGAGTTAGAACGACTGATTGAAAATCAAATTGATACTGGTCAGTATGCTTCCCCTAGTGATGTGATTTTAGCAGGAGTCAAGCTCTTAGAAGAAATTAACCGAATCTACCAAGGACGGTATGCCCAACTACGAAAAGAAGTGCAAATAGGAGTAGAAGCGGCAGATAGGGGTGAGTTACTAGATGCAGAAACAGTATTCAAGCATCTGGAGCAGAAATTAAGCGCTAAACGTGATCGATACTGA
- a CDS encoding type II toxin-antitoxin system RelE/ParE family toxin, producing the protein MNLICRFTIPASRDLEAILDYIAEYQSIDAAEKLMERVNQTCQRLAQFPGLGKRRDELWPDSRSFPVNNYLIFYRAIASSGAQPIAEGVEILRIVSGYRDLKALFEIDE; encoded by the coding sequence ATGAATCTAATTTGTCGCTTTACCATTCCAGCCAGTCGAGATTTAGAAGCCATCCTAGATTACATTGCCGAATATCAGAGTATTGATGCTGCTGAGAAGCTAATGGAGCGTGTTAACCAAACTTGCCAGAGACTCGCTCAGTTTCCGGGGTTAGGGAAACGACGAGATGAACTTTGGCCGGACTCGCGCAGTTTTCCCGTTAATAACTATCTGATATTTTATCGGGCGATCGCCTCTAGTGGGGCGCAGCCCATCGCCGAGGGAGTGGAAATTTTAAGGATTGTCAGTGGGTATCGAGACCTAAAAGCCTTATTTGAAATTGATGAGTGA
- a CDS encoding DNA-binding protein yields MKLTTLGTLIAAILALPISLTVSGVTQAQNTSISNLNREENTTISGTIIGWGEADENEFILQDSTGTIVVDAGPRSSQDLNLNIGDEITVAGEFDDGEFDAFSLTYADGTVVDIRYHDDEEYDD; encoded by the coding sequence ATGAAATTAACAACTTTAGGAACATTAATTGCGGCTATTTTAGCCCTCCCCATTTCCCTCACTGTCTCTGGAGTAACCCAGGCTCAAAACACCTCTATTAGCAACTTAAATCGAGAGGAAAATACCACTATTTCTGGCACAATTATTGGTTGGGGAGAAGCCGATGAAAACGAGTTTATTCTCCAAGATTCCACCGGAACCATAGTCGTCGATGCTGGCCCCCGTTCGTCGCAAGACTTGAATCTCAATATCGGAGATGAAATCACAGTCGCCGGAGAATTCGATGATGGAGAATTTGATGCCTTTTCCCTCACCTATGCCGATGGCACAGTGGTAGACATTCGGTATCATGATGATGAAGAATATGATGACTAG
- a CDS encoding DUF302 domain-containing protein, translating to MSQPSATAQNRTARGLVIKPSAYSVEETEKRFIQVLESNGLNVFTTVDHTQNAANANLELPPTRVVIFGNPMAGTPLMRCQQSIGIDLPQKLLIFQDEQGVKIAYNDPRYLSQRHALEGCGAQVINKIAEALNGLTEQAINP from the coding sequence ATGTCCCAACCCTCAGCAACAGCCCAAAATCGAACGGCTAGAGGTCTGGTGATTAAGCCGAGTGCCTATAGCGTCGAAGAAACAGAGAAACGCTTCATTCAAGTCCTTGAATCGAATGGGTTGAATGTTTTTACGACTGTCGATCATACCCAGAACGCTGCGAATGCTAATTTAGAGCTACCGCCTACCCGTGTGGTGATTTTCGGTAACCCTATGGCTGGAACGCCACTCATGCGGTGTCAGCAAAGCATCGGTATTGACTTGCCGCAGAAGCTGCTGATTTTTCAAGATGAGCAGGGCGTAAAAATTGCCTATAATGATCCGCGCTACCTCAGCCAACGACATGCCCTAGAGGGTTGTGGGGCGCAGGTTATTAATAAGATTGCTGAAGCACTCAATGGATTAACAGAACAAGCAATTAACCCCTAG
- a CDS encoding B12-binding domain-containing radical SAM protein, which produces MKVYLIKASAGSDFSKYKAETGGPPQNIFSTAAATPAWIDIEMTDETIGMKTNFNSQADLVAIFMSTPDALRAYEIADRFRAQGKAIVLGGLHTKFMPVEAAKYADTLLIGESEEIWEQLLQDYQDGRLEKQYKRETPFDLSKVNPYPIDIIPPSRYHYTWSVLVSRGCPMHCDFCLVHEFFDQFQLRPVEQIVAEVKRLKKLGVQWVELHSDNLTANRKYALKLFKALAPLNMNFYGETTILIARDEELLQAAKEGGVKALLFGIETPSEAVLKAQGKSFVKPARIKEYVQKVKSYGIEVWGDFLFGLDEEEKEIFQEARYFIEEIGIDKAIPHLMIPFPGSKTFEKLDCEGRILTKDWSKYDGTHAVYQPQNMTPEELENGLYWLWVEQSWGWASALNATRNLMSSIKNHLFNPTS; this is translated from the coding sequence ATGAAAGTTTATTTAATTAAAGCATCCGCAGGAAGCGACTTTTCCAAGTACAAAGCCGAAACTGGAGGCCCGCCGCAAAATATTTTTTCTACAGCAGCCGCAACACCTGCATGGATTGACATTGAAATGACAGATGAGACGATTGGCATGAAAACCAATTTTAATTCCCAGGCAGACCTAGTTGCAATTTTCATGTCTACACCCGATGCATTGAGAGCCTACGAAATAGCCGATCGATTCCGTGCCCAGGGCAAAGCGATTGTACTGGGAGGACTGCATACAAAATTTATGCCTGTTGAAGCCGCAAAGTACGCAGATACGCTTTTAATTGGGGAATCAGAAGAAATTTGGGAACAACTGCTGCAAGATTATCAGGACGGTCGATTAGAAAAACAATACAAGCGGGAAACTCCTTTCGACCTGTCAAAAGTCAACCCTTATCCGATTGATATCATTCCCCCTTCTCGATATCATTATACTTGGTCAGTTCTCGTTTCGAGAGGATGCCCAATGCATTGTGATTTTTGTTTGGTTCATGAATTCTTTGATCAATTTCAGTTGAGACCGGTAGAGCAAATTGTTGCAGAAGTAAAAAGGCTCAAAAAGCTTGGAGTTCAATGGGTAGAACTGCATTCTGACAATTTAACCGCAAACCGGAAATATGCCCTAAAATTATTCAAAGCTTTGGCTCCTTTGAACATGAATTTTTATGGAGAAACAACGATCTTAATCGCTAGAGATGAAGAACTCTTGCAAGCAGCGAAAGAAGGTGGGGTAAAAGCTTTACTATTTGGGATTGAAACGCCGTCAGAAGCTGTGTTAAAAGCCCAAGGAAAGAGCTTTGTGAAGCCGGCACGGATCAAAGAGTATGTCCAAAAGGTCAAAAGTTATGGAATAGAAGTCTGGGGTGACTTTCTTTTTGGTCTGGATGAGGAAGAGAAAGAGATTTTTCAAGAAGCACGATACTTTATCGAAGAGATAGGAATAGATAAGGCAATTCCCCATTTGATGATTCCTTTCCCTGGTTCAAAGACATTTGAAAAACTGGATTGTGAAGGGAGAATTTTAACTAAGGACTGGTCAAAATATGATGGTACACATGCCGTATATCAACCCCAAAACATGACTCCTGAAGAACTCGAAAATGGCCTGTACTGGCTTTGGGTAGAGCAAAGTTGGGGCTGGGCAAGTGCCTTGAATGCAACCCGAAACCTAATGAGTTCTATCAAAAATCACTTGTTTAACCCTACTTCATAG
- a CDS encoding XDD3 family exosortase-dependent surface protein: MTYKTTTQFLGTLTTLGLATLFTSPAQAASLGGTFSVFLDCNNDGMAHQRNQNINGWQFTQDAVGDNTDGPLYDMRGMATTVTNDGKVVVVMTGNTSINGEGRDRSSNAIAWGDLFFTSGKQTFEEAQNAGKLFAIHFSQANDSNAPEVGVYNSVTAQGVGMHNFGHRTYSNYMDLVDSDVTNFFGDIQSNELGGNNPYYNLTGPGYNVMAQGTRAYNDGFSFVDSTRLSDLGFDASGFDHAGEHLIAFEFNLKALTQPLPLDEQAEQLGVEWIWDDDFQTIKDEYNRLQAEQKRIWNKEIKDHHEENKEIRTGTPGFNEIWANRQAALNVRNAANKIQKQVKLISKTEGQIAELNEREANDPTWNTKDEKYRKFLQDEIKNANKEIQKINEKYGTEALATAQDDWKTANRAYGNLINQIRADNPRYVDNEEAMVEPTARRKAAIAERNVQKQKRKDLEREIQDILAGMRQEIVAQAEAKEQVLEEKYGVRTSASDRTVTTVSEFEDPVDVPEPSVLAGLMLFGLGYGSTQLLRRKQG, encoded by the coding sequence ATGACCTACAAGACGACAACTCAGTTCCTTGGAACATTAACGACTCTCGGTTTAGCTACACTCTTTACCTCCCCTGCACAAGCAGCCTCTTTAGGAGGAACGTTCAGCGTTTTCCTCGATTGTAACAATGATGGCATGGCCCACCAGAGAAACCAAAACATCAATGGTTGGCAATTCACTCAAGATGCAGTTGGAGATAATACAGACGGCCCGCTATACGACATGCGAGGAATGGCTACTACGGTAACCAACGATGGGAAAGTCGTTGTGGTGATGACTGGGAACACAAGCATTAATGGCGAAGGACGCGATCGCAGTAGCAACGCGATCGCTTGGGGTGACCTCTTCTTCACTTCTGGTAAGCAAACCTTTGAAGAAGCTCAAAACGCCGGTAAGCTCTTTGCGATTCACTTCTCCCAAGCCAATGATTCTAATGCTCCTGAAGTCGGTGTTTACAATAGTGTGACCGCTCAAGGGGTAGGCATGCACAACTTTGGTCACCGCACCTATAGCAACTACATGGATTTGGTGGACTCTGATGTCACCAACTTCTTTGGAGATATCCAATCCAATGAGCTAGGTGGGAATAACCCCTACTACAACCTCACTGGGCCAGGATACAATGTGATGGCTCAAGGAACTCGTGCCTACAATGATGGATTTTCCTTTGTTGACAGCACTCGTTTGAGTGATTTAGGATTTGATGCTTCTGGATTTGATCATGCAGGAGAACACCTCATTGCCTTTGAATTCAATCTCAAGGCTTTGACCCAACCGCTCCCTCTAGATGAGCAAGCCGAACAACTAGGTGTGGAATGGATTTGGGATGATGACTTCCAGACCATCAAGGATGAGTATAATCGTCTCCAGGCTGAACAAAAGCGGATCTGGAATAAAGAAATTAAAGACCATCACGAAGAGAACAAAGAGATTCGGACAGGAACTCCTGGTTTCAATGAAATCTGGGCTAATCGACAAGCCGCTTTAAACGTCAGAAATGCAGCGAATAAAATTCAAAAGCAGGTTAAGTTGATTTCTAAAACAGAAGGGCAGATTGCCGAGTTGAATGAGAGAGAAGCCAACGATCCCACCTGGAACACCAAAGACGAGAAATACCGCAAGTTCCTCCAGGATGAGATTAAGAACGCCAACAAGGAAATCCAGAAGATTAATGAGAAGTACGGAACAGAGGCTTTAGCCACAGCTCAGGATGACTGGAAAACGGCAAACCGTGCTTATGGCAACCTGATTAATCAAATCCGTGCAGATAACCCTAGATATGTAGACAATGAAGAAGCGATGGTAGAACCGACTGCACGTCGCAAAGCAGCGATCGCCGAACGCAATGTGCAAAAACAAAAGCGTAAAGATTTAGAGCGGGAGATTCAAGACATTCTTGCCGGTATGCGCCAGGAGATTGTTGCACAAGCTGAGGCCAAAGAACAGGTCTTGGAGGAAAAATATGGAGTACGGACTTCAGCGAGCGATCGCACCGTCACCACCGTCTCTGAGTTTGAAGATCCCGTTGATGTACCCGAACCCTCTGTTCTGGCTGGTTTAATGTTATTTGGCTTAGGCTACGGCAGTACTCAACTGCTCAGAAGAAAGCAAGGTTAA
- a CDS encoding CO2 hydration protein, with product MPETLESSTTKIPPSTHKYAEVIHRLEAGGSMLPDTPENLMQIIGIYKAYAVPMDFYWRDLLYIAERVFLDPLPFFKYFLPQEYLDLPNHYAGDTADFRVWQKGEASAHPELLEFMDKGELKKKLPKIFHHLWHDRVNMEFAEACMRAMLWHQGMGGQFYDYLESEEYLANCDKAIKAYFKGNPLMLGLYKLFPQMFYEKVRELSYYANLGLFWEVMAPVFFEMSDLYDAGEFKTVPDAMNFLVNGIFIAAGRPIYHHVYIGDECYEIIPKSKGFMWLYEAALPYVEAVFYRTAPFRGTKSYNAQAKQVPEEQKDFHYGILYADVFPVGTAGIPPTLLMQDMLHFLPPYLEEYYQKYCRGEDDMLIQLGITFQRSMYNVTSAVIQALRVALLYPLDDPNPEHLLKNRQFFEAQMDRFLRPEARLPDIQSQDYR from the coding sequence ATGCCTGAAACCCTAGAGTCATCAACCACAAAAATTCCGCCTTCAACCCACAAATACGCCGAAGTCATCCATCGTCTAGAAGCCGGTGGTTCCATGTTACCGGATACCCCGGAAAACCTAATGCAAATTATCGGCATTTATAAAGCCTATGCCGTGCCGATGGATTTCTATTGGCGAGATTTACTCTATATTGCCGAGCGCGTTTTTCTTGACCCTTTACCCTTCTTTAAATACTTCTTACCCCAAGAGTATTTAGATCTCCCCAATCACTATGCCGGAGACACCGCAGATTTTCGAGTTTGGCAAAAAGGAGAAGCCAGCGCTCACCCGGAATTATTGGAATTTATGGACAAGGGAGAACTGAAGAAAAAACTCCCAAAAATTTTCCATCATCTCTGGCACGATCGCGTAAACATGGAGTTTGCCGAAGCCTGTATGCGTGCCATGCTCTGGCATCAGGGAATGGGGGGTCAGTTTTATGACTATCTGGAGAGTGAGGAATATCTCGCCAACTGTGATAAGGCCATTAAAGCTTATTTTAAGGGCAATCCCTTGATGTTGGGACTCTATAAGCTCTTCCCGCAAATGTTCTACGAAAAGGTGCGCGAACTCTCCTACTACGCTAACTTGGGCTTATTCTGGGAAGTCATGGCTCCCGTGTTTTTTGAAATGAGCGATCTTTATGATGCCGGAGAGTTCAAAACGGTCCCCGATGCTATGAATTTCCTGGTTAATGGTATCTTCATTGCTGCCGGACGACCCATTTATCACCATGTCTATATTGGTGATGAATGTTATGAAATTATTCCCAAATCTAAAGGGTTTATGTGGCTCTATGAAGCGGCTTTACCCTATGTAGAAGCCGTGTTTTACCGTACTGCGCCCTTCCGAGGAACCAAGTCCTACAACGCCCAAGCTAAACAAGTTCCCGAAGAGCAAAAAGACTTTCACTATGGCATTCTCTACGCCGATGTTTTCCCGGTGGGAACCGCAGGCATTCCCCCAACTCTTTTAATGCAAGATATGCTCCATTTCCTCCCTCCTTATTTAGAAGAGTATTACCAAAAATACTGTCGAGGAGAAGATGATATGCTGATTCAGTTGGGAATTACCTTCCAGCGATCGATGTATAATGTTACCTCTGCGGTTATTCAAGCTTTAAGAGTTGCCCTACTCTATCCCTTAGACGATCCTAACCCCGAACACTTATTAAAAAATCGCCAATTCTTTGAAGCCCAAATGGATCGCTTCCTCCGCCCAGAAGCTCGTTTACCCGATATCCAAAGCCAAGATTATCGTTAA
- a CDS encoding NAD(P)H-quinone oxidoreductase subunit F — protein sequence MNTFSQTIWLVPAYAILGLLMTIPWSPGLIRRTGPRPAGYINLLMTLAAFIHSLLGLREVWGAPTHYSLNWLHAANLDITFDVEVSATTVGALVVILGLNILTQIYAIGYMEMDWGWPRFYALLAVFEAGMAVLMLANSLFFSYVMLEILTLGTYLLIGFWFNQSLVVTGARDGFLTKRVGDLVLLMGVVALYPLAGTWNYDELTVWANTVELNPTVATLLGLALLAGPLGKCAQFPLQLWLDEAMEGPMPATVLRNAVVVSTGAWVLIKMQPVLELSPFVVNTEIAVGAFTAVSCAAIALAQVDIKRVFSYATSSYLGIVFIAVGTGNSQGALMLLLTYAIAMALMLMAVGGIILNNIAQDITQLGGLWSRRPISGICYVVGALSLVAVPPLGCFWGLAEIANGLSPTLLTVLLLVNGLTACSLARVFGQLFTGSITDWTKRSPEGLWALVLPMMVLLGVALHLPQLLAVLGLLPTLSLVTQPASLLLIGSTIIGAGIALFLYVGDRIPKPIKLPVPGIQDFFAYDFYTAQLYKVTVIAIVGFLAKFIDWFDRILVDGAVNLIGLFTIASGEGLKYNTTGQVQFYALSILMGTILFGLLLVYPLISAFP from the coding sequence ATGAACACCTTCAGTCAAACGATTTGGTTAGTCCCGGCTTATGCCATCCTCGGTCTATTAATGACAATTCCTTGGTCACCGGGTTTGATTCGGCGAACCGGCCCTCGACCGGCTGGTTATATTAACTTATTAATGACATTGGCGGCTTTTATCCATAGTCTCCTCGGTTTACGGGAAGTGTGGGGTGCGCCCACTCACTATTCCCTCAATTGGCTCCATGCCGCTAATCTGGATATTACTTTTGATGTTGAAGTTTCAGCCACCACGGTCGGTGCATTAGTGGTGATTTTGGGCTTGAATATTCTCACCCAAATCTATGCCATTGGCTATATGGAAATGGATTGGGGTTGGCCCCGATTCTATGCTCTGCTGGCTGTTTTTGAGGCAGGGATGGCGGTTCTCATGCTCGCCAACTCCTTATTTTTCAGCTACGTGATGTTGGAAATCCTCACCTTGGGAACTTACCTGCTGATTGGCTTCTGGTTTAATCAGTCTCTGGTGGTGACGGGTGCAAGGGATGGGTTTCTGACCAAGCGAGTCGGTGACTTAGTTTTACTCATGGGTGTAGTTGCTCTTTACCCCCTGGCCGGAACCTGGAATTATGATGAATTAACCGTTTGGGCGAATACGGTAGAGTTGAATCCGACAGTCGCCACTTTATTGGGTTTAGCACTGCTGGCTGGACCGTTGGGGAAATGTGCCCAATTCCCCCTACAACTGTGGTTGGATGAGGCAATGGAAGGGCCGATGCCAGCAACGGTACTCCGAAATGCGGTCGTGGTTTCTACCGGGGCTTGGGTGTTAATTAAGATGCAGCCGGTTTTGGAGTTATCGCCCTTTGTGGTGAATACAGAAATTGCGGTGGGGGCGTTTACTGCCGTTAGTTGTGCGGCGATCGCCTTAGCTCAAGTGGACATTAAACGTGTATTTTCTTATGCCACCAGTAGTTATTTAGGCATTGTGTTTATCGCGGTGGGGACTGGAAACAGTCAAGGAGCGTTAATGCTGCTGTTGACCTATGCGATCGCCATGGCGCTGATGTTAATGGCGGTAGGCGGTATTATCCTAAACAATATTGCCCAGGATATTACTCAACTGGGTGGATTGTGGTCTCGTCGTCCCATTTCTGGTATTTGCTATGTAGTCGGCGCTCTCTCATTAGTAGCGGTTCCTCCCCTCGGATGTTTCTGGGGACTTGCAGAAATTGCCAATGGGTTATCCCCAACTTTATTAACCGTTTTGTTATTGGTAAATGGATTAACCGCCTGTAGTTTAGCGCGGGTGTTCGGACAACTATTTACGGGTTCCATTACAGATTGGACAAAGCGATCGCCAGAAGGATTATGGGCACTCGTTTTACCGATGATGGTTTTACTCGGTGTTGCCCTCCATTTACCCCAATTATTAGCCGTTTTAGGACTATTACCTACTCTGAGTTTAGTGACACAACCCGCCTCTTTATTGCTAATTGGCTCGACTATAATCGGTGCTGGGATTGCCTTATTCCTCTATGTTGGCGACCGAATCCCCAAACCCATTAAACTTCCTGTTCCAGGAATTCAAGATTTCTTTGCCTACGATTTCTACACTGCCCAACTCTATAAAGTAACGGTCATCGCTATTGTGGGATTTCTGGCCAAATTTATTGATTGGTTCGATCGCATCTTAGTCGATGGTGCAGTGAATTTGATCGGTCTGTTCACCATCGCCAGTGGTGAAGGTTTAAAATACAACACTACGGGACAAGTACAGTTTTATGCCCTCTCGATTCTTATGGGCACCATTCTCTTTGGATTATTACTCGTTTATCCCCTAATTTCTGCTTTCCCTTAA